From a single Caloenas nicobarica isolate bCalNic1 chromosome 12, bCalNic1.hap1, whole genome shotgun sequence genomic region:
- the STARD8 gene encoding stAR-related lipid transfer protein 8 isoform X4, with the protein MTLNTCASMKLEVHFQRKQNEDSEEEDLCAISDRWAFQRDSKRWSRVGSVDILLQGSEVLSSTMPLASSRESVLTELSTNPEATSLHSSGSAGGTLSAGAAPPDPPSPIHAAAAAIAASSRSLGERSSPEQPPSRGGGSKEKLKKRRSRSFLKRIESLRRKDKEKADPNEKVAPHGSITDTPGWGTLQTNGDLAAAKASSPKRGISASFHGKKHFFSVSYRTNRLLGAGRSKVSSDSKRGGVYLEDYDTAVTASGDWAAGDRPRRQLYRGDCLVYIPRDHKPGTFPKSLSIESLCPLGGSSLTHWKSGTVPVGLVGGGGSSLEGSSSPRGFTCRRRGSCSSLGSRVSVYDNVPEFGSSEDFCKEDGEVTYENLDDILQHMWGLQQKVELWYKAISPDLAGEEGAEEEEESDSGGEPSNLHFEERSMSDVGTSASDFDSTGNSLNEAEEMEMRERRDSGVGASLTRPCRKLRWHSFQNSHRPSLNSASLEINRQSSAQLNLLQKCSLLRLTAIMEKYSVPHKQAWTWTVPKFMKRSKVPDYRDKMVFGVPPIVNVQRTGQPLPQSIQQAMRYLRSQCLDQVGIFRKSGVKSRIQALRHMNETSPDNVNYEGQSAYDVADLLKQYFRDLPEPIFTSKLTDTFLQIYQFVSKEQRLQAVQAAVILMPDENREVLQTLLYFLSDIASAEENQMTAGNLAVCLAPSIFHLNVSKKESTSPRVIHKRGTMGKPDQKDLNENMAATQGLSHMITDCKKLFQVSHDILLQLSSSYMAADAYPRPLADFVCQGESKDLHSYFEQSVQNLLKESSEKFKGWLSTPGPLNTELSCKKVGDGHPLRLWKVSTEVEAPPATVLHRVLRERHLWDEDLLQGKVVEALDKNAEVYHYVTDSMAPHPRRDCVVLRRWRTDLPRGVCLLISISVEHEKLPAEGGVKAVVLTSQYLMEPSAMGRSRVTHICRADLRGRSPEWYNRVFGHLCAMELVRIRDSFPALSPSGPETKI; encoded by the exons ATGACCCTGAACACATGTGCCTCCATGAAGCTGGAAGTCCACTTTCAGCGTAAACAG AATGAAGACTCCGAGGAGGAAGACCTGTGCGCCATCAGCGACCGGTGGGCTTTCCAGAGGGACAGCAAGAGGTGGTCGCGGGTGGGCTCCGTTGACATCCTCTTGCAGGGCTCCGAGGTGCTGAGCTCCACCATGCCGCTGGCGTCCAGCCGCGAGAGCGTCCTCACCGAGCTCAGCACCAACCCGGAGGCCACGTCCCTGCACAGCAGCGGCAGCGCGGGCGGCACGCTGAgtgccggggccgcgccgcccgaCCCCCCGTCCCCCATCcacgccgccgccgctgccatCGCCGCCTCCAGCCGCAGCCTGGGCGAACGCTCCTCGCCCGAGCAGCCCCCCAGCCGCGGCGGGGGCTCCAAGGAGAAGCTGAAGAAGCGACGGTCTCGCAGCTTCCTGAAGAGGATTGAGTCCCTCCGAAGGAAGGACAAGGAGAAAGCTGACCCGAATGAGAAGGTGGCCCCACATGGCAGCATCACAGACACACCAGGATGGGGCACCCTGCAGACTAATGGGGACCTTGCAGCCGCCAAGGCCAGTTCCCCAAAAAGAGGGATATCTGCCTCTTTCCATGGCAAAAAACACTTCTTCTCGGTATCGTACAGGACTAACCGCTTGCTGGGCGCAGGCAGGAGCAAGGTGAGCTCTGACTCGAAACGCGGCGGGGTCTACCTGGAGGACTACGACACAGCGGTGACGGCCAGTGGCGACTGGGCTGCCGGGGACCGCCCGCGCCGGCAGCTGTACCGGGGGGACTGCTTGGTGTACATCCCCCGGGACCACAAGCCGGGCACCTTCCCCAAATCCCTGTCCATCGAAAGCTTGTGTCCCTTGGGCGGCAGCTCCCTGACCCACTGGAAGTCGGGGACTGTGCccgtggggctggtgggaggcggcggcagcagcctGGAGGGCTCATCCTCCCCGCGGGGCTTCACCTGCCGCCGCCggggctcctgcagctccctgggcagccgCGTCAGCGTATACGACAACGTGCCCGAGTTCGGCAGCAGCGAGGATTTCTGCAAGGAGGACGGGGAGGTGACCTACGAGAACCTCGATGACATCCTGCAGCACAtgtgggggctgcagcagaaggTGGAGCTCTGGTATAAAGCCATCTCCCCCGACCtggctggggaggaaggggctgaggaggaggaggagtcgGACTCGGGAGGGGAACCCTCCAACCTGCACTTCGAAGAGCGGTCCATGTCGGATGTTGGCACCTCCGCCAGTGACTTTGACAGCACAGGCAACTCCCTCAACGAGGCCGAGGAGATGGAGATGCGGGAGCGGCGGGACTCGGGGGTGGGAGCATCGCTCACCAGGCCCTGCAG AAAGCTGCGCTGGCACAGTTTCCAGAACTCCCACCGGCCCAGCCTGAACTCGGCCTCCCTGGAGATCAACCGCCAGTCCTCTGCCCAGCTCAACCTGCTCCAGAAGTGCTCCCTGCTCCGGCTCACGGCCATCATGGAGAAGTACTCCGTGCCCCACAAGCAAGCCTGGACGTG GACTGTGCCCAAGTTCATGAAGCGGAGTAAAGTCCCCGACTACAGGGACAAGATGGTCTTTGGTGTGCCGCCCATCGTCAACGTGCAGCGGACGGGGCAGCCGCTGCCGCAGAGCATCCAGCAGGCCATGCGCTACCTGCGCAGCCAGTGCCTGGACCAG GTTGGCATTTTCCGCAAGTCCGGAGTGAAGTCCCGGATTCAGGCGCTCCGGCACATGAACGAAACCAGCCCCGACAACGTCAACTACGAGGGGCAGTCGGCGTACGACGTGGCTGACCTGCTGAAGCAGTATTTCCGCGACCTGCCTGAGcccatcttcaccagcaagctGACGGACACCTTCCTGCAGATCTACCAGT TCGTGTCGAAGGAGCAGCGGCTGCAGGCGGTGCAGGCGGCCGTGATCCTGATGCCGGACGAGAACCGGGAGGTGCTGCAGACCCTGCTGTACTTCCTGAGCGACATTGCCTCCGCCGAGGAGAACCAGATGACCGCCGGGAACCTGGCCGTCTGCCTGGCCCCCTCCATCTTCCACCTCAACGTGTCCAAGAAGGAAAGCACCTCGCCCAG GGTGATCCACAAGAGGGGCACCATGGGGAAGCCTGACCAGAAGGATCTCAACGAGAACATGGCTGCGACGCAGGGGCTGTCCCACATGATCACCGACTGCAAGAAGCTCTTCCAG GTCTCCCATGACATCTTGCtccagctgagcagctcctACATGGCAGCAGATGCTTACCCCCGTCCCCTGGCTGACTTCGTGTGTCAGGGGGAAAGCAAGGATTTACACTCCTATTTCGAGCAGAGCGTCCAGAACCTGCTGAAAGAATCATCAGAGAAATTCAAGGGGTGGCTGAGCACCCCAGGGCCCCTGAACACAGAGCTCTCCTGCAAAAAG GTGGGGGACGGGCACCCTCTGCGCTTGTGGAAGGTGTCCACGGAGGTGGAGGCCCCTCCGGCCACGGTGCTGCACCGGGTGCTGCGGGAGCGTCACCTCTGGGACGAGGACCTGCTGCAGGGCAAGGTGGTGGAGGCGCTGGACAAGAACGCGGAGGTCTACCACTACGTGACGGACAGCATGGCCCCCCACCCACGCAGGGACTGCGTGGTGCTCCG GCGCTGGCGCACGGACCTGCCGCGGGGAGTCTGCCTGCTCATCTCCATCTCGGTGGAGCACGAGAAGCTGCCGGCGGAGGGAGGCGTCAAAGCCGTCGTGCTGACATCCCAGTACCTGATGGAGCCCAGCGCCATGGGCCGCTCCAGGGTCACccacatctgcagagctgacCTCAG GGGCCGGTCCCCCGAGTGGTACAACAGGGTCTTCGGGCACCTCTGTGCCATGGAGCTGGTGAGGATCCGCgactccttccctgccctgagTCCCAGCGGCCCCGAGACGAAGATCTGA
- the STARD8 gene encoding stAR-related lipid transfer protein 8 isoform X2 has protein sequence MPLLDFFWACFKRARCFTLLEDKKDAEIEARKACEWLRAAGFPQYAQLYEDSLFPLDIGAVKKDHSFLDQDSLKSLCRRLMTLNTCASMKLEVHFQRKQNEDSEEEDLCAISDRWAFQRDSKRWSRVGSVDILLQGSEVLSSTMPLASSRESVLTELSTNPEATSLHSSGSAGGTLSAGAAPPDPPSPIHAAAAAIAASSRSLGERSSPEQPPSRGGGSKEKLKKRRSRSFLKRIESLRRKDKEKADPNEKVAPHGSITDTPGWGTLQTNGDLAAAKASSPKRGISASFHGKKHFFSVSYRTNRLLGAGRSKVSSDSKRGGVYLEDYDTAVTASGDWAAGDRPRRQLYRGDCLVYIPRDHKPGTFPKSLSIESLCPLGGSSLTHWKSGTVPVGLVGGGGSSLEGSSSPRGFTCRRRGSCSSLGSRVSVYDNVPEFGSSEDFCKEDGEVTYENLDDILQHMWGLQQKVELWYKAISPDLAGEEGAEEEEESDSGGEPSNLHFEERSMSDVGTSASDFDSTGNSLNEAEEMEMRERRDSGVGASLTRPCRKLRWHSFQNSHRPSLNSASLEINRQSSAQLNLLQKCSLLRLTAIMEKYSVPHKQAWTWTVPKFMKRSKVPDYRDKMVFGVPPIVNVQRTGQPLPQSIQQAMRYLRSQCLDQVGIFRKSGVKSRIQALRHMNETSPDNVNYEGQSAYDVADLLKQYFRDLPEPIFTSKLTDTFLQIYQFVSKEQRLQAVQAAVILMPDENREVLQTLLYFLSDIASAEENQMTAGNLAVCLAPSIFHLNVSKKESTSPRVIHKRGTMGKPDQKDLNENMAATQGLSHMITDCKKLFQVSHDILLQLSSSYMAADAYPRPLADFVCQGESKDLHSYFEQSVQNLLKESSEKFKGWLSTPGPLNTELSCKKVGDGHPLRLWKVSTEVEAPPATVLHRVLRERHLWDEDLLQGKVVEALDKNAEVYHYVTDSMAPHPRRDCVVLRRWRTDLPRGVCLLISISVEHEKLPAEGGVKAVVLTSQYLMEPSAMGRSRVTHICRADLRGRSPEWYNRVFGHLCAMELVRIRDSFPALSPSGPETKI, from the exons AAATCGAAGCCAGGAAGGCCTGCGAGTGGCTGCGGGCGGCGGGGTTCCCCCAGTATGCCCAGCTGTACGAAG ACTCGTTGTTCCCTCTCGACATCGGCGCTGTGAAGAAGGACCACAGCTTCCTGGACCAGGACTCCCTCAAATCCCTGTGCAG GAGGCTGATGACCCTGAACACATGTGCCTCCATGAAGCTGGAAGTCCACTTTCAGCGTAAACAG AATGAAGACTCCGAGGAGGAAGACCTGTGCGCCATCAGCGACCGGTGGGCTTTCCAGAGGGACAGCAAGAGGTGGTCGCGGGTGGGCTCCGTTGACATCCTCTTGCAGGGCTCCGAGGTGCTGAGCTCCACCATGCCGCTGGCGTCCAGCCGCGAGAGCGTCCTCACCGAGCTCAGCACCAACCCGGAGGCCACGTCCCTGCACAGCAGCGGCAGCGCGGGCGGCACGCTGAgtgccggggccgcgccgcccgaCCCCCCGTCCCCCATCcacgccgccgccgctgccatCGCCGCCTCCAGCCGCAGCCTGGGCGAACGCTCCTCGCCCGAGCAGCCCCCCAGCCGCGGCGGGGGCTCCAAGGAGAAGCTGAAGAAGCGACGGTCTCGCAGCTTCCTGAAGAGGATTGAGTCCCTCCGAAGGAAGGACAAGGAGAAAGCTGACCCGAATGAGAAGGTGGCCCCACATGGCAGCATCACAGACACACCAGGATGGGGCACCCTGCAGACTAATGGGGACCTTGCAGCCGCCAAGGCCAGTTCCCCAAAAAGAGGGATATCTGCCTCTTTCCATGGCAAAAAACACTTCTTCTCGGTATCGTACAGGACTAACCGCTTGCTGGGCGCAGGCAGGAGCAAGGTGAGCTCTGACTCGAAACGCGGCGGGGTCTACCTGGAGGACTACGACACAGCGGTGACGGCCAGTGGCGACTGGGCTGCCGGGGACCGCCCGCGCCGGCAGCTGTACCGGGGGGACTGCTTGGTGTACATCCCCCGGGACCACAAGCCGGGCACCTTCCCCAAATCCCTGTCCATCGAAAGCTTGTGTCCCTTGGGCGGCAGCTCCCTGACCCACTGGAAGTCGGGGACTGTGCccgtggggctggtgggaggcggcggcagcagcctGGAGGGCTCATCCTCCCCGCGGGGCTTCACCTGCCGCCGCCggggctcctgcagctccctgggcagccgCGTCAGCGTATACGACAACGTGCCCGAGTTCGGCAGCAGCGAGGATTTCTGCAAGGAGGACGGGGAGGTGACCTACGAGAACCTCGATGACATCCTGCAGCACAtgtgggggctgcagcagaaggTGGAGCTCTGGTATAAAGCCATCTCCCCCGACCtggctggggaggaaggggctgaggaggaggaggagtcgGACTCGGGAGGGGAACCCTCCAACCTGCACTTCGAAGAGCGGTCCATGTCGGATGTTGGCACCTCCGCCAGTGACTTTGACAGCACAGGCAACTCCCTCAACGAGGCCGAGGAGATGGAGATGCGGGAGCGGCGGGACTCGGGGGTGGGAGCATCGCTCACCAGGCCCTGCAG AAAGCTGCGCTGGCACAGTTTCCAGAACTCCCACCGGCCCAGCCTGAACTCGGCCTCCCTGGAGATCAACCGCCAGTCCTCTGCCCAGCTCAACCTGCTCCAGAAGTGCTCCCTGCTCCGGCTCACGGCCATCATGGAGAAGTACTCCGTGCCCCACAAGCAAGCCTGGACGTG GACTGTGCCCAAGTTCATGAAGCGGAGTAAAGTCCCCGACTACAGGGACAAGATGGTCTTTGGTGTGCCGCCCATCGTCAACGTGCAGCGGACGGGGCAGCCGCTGCCGCAGAGCATCCAGCAGGCCATGCGCTACCTGCGCAGCCAGTGCCTGGACCAG GTTGGCATTTTCCGCAAGTCCGGAGTGAAGTCCCGGATTCAGGCGCTCCGGCACATGAACGAAACCAGCCCCGACAACGTCAACTACGAGGGGCAGTCGGCGTACGACGTGGCTGACCTGCTGAAGCAGTATTTCCGCGACCTGCCTGAGcccatcttcaccagcaagctGACGGACACCTTCCTGCAGATCTACCAGT TCGTGTCGAAGGAGCAGCGGCTGCAGGCGGTGCAGGCGGCCGTGATCCTGATGCCGGACGAGAACCGGGAGGTGCTGCAGACCCTGCTGTACTTCCTGAGCGACATTGCCTCCGCCGAGGAGAACCAGATGACCGCCGGGAACCTGGCCGTCTGCCTGGCCCCCTCCATCTTCCACCTCAACGTGTCCAAGAAGGAAAGCACCTCGCCCAG GGTGATCCACAAGAGGGGCACCATGGGGAAGCCTGACCAGAAGGATCTCAACGAGAACATGGCTGCGACGCAGGGGCTGTCCCACATGATCACCGACTGCAAGAAGCTCTTCCAG GTCTCCCATGACATCTTGCtccagctgagcagctcctACATGGCAGCAGATGCTTACCCCCGTCCCCTGGCTGACTTCGTGTGTCAGGGGGAAAGCAAGGATTTACACTCCTATTTCGAGCAGAGCGTCCAGAACCTGCTGAAAGAATCATCAGAGAAATTCAAGGGGTGGCTGAGCACCCCAGGGCCCCTGAACACAGAGCTCTCCTGCAAAAAG GTGGGGGACGGGCACCCTCTGCGCTTGTGGAAGGTGTCCACGGAGGTGGAGGCCCCTCCGGCCACGGTGCTGCACCGGGTGCTGCGGGAGCGTCACCTCTGGGACGAGGACCTGCTGCAGGGCAAGGTGGTGGAGGCGCTGGACAAGAACGCGGAGGTCTACCACTACGTGACGGACAGCATGGCCCCCCACCCACGCAGGGACTGCGTGGTGCTCCG GCGCTGGCGCACGGACCTGCCGCGGGGAGTCTGCCTGCTCATCTCCATCTCGGTGGAGCACGAGAAGCTGCCGGCGGAGGGAGGCGTCAAAGCCGTCGTGCTGACATCCCAGTACCTGATGGAGCCCAGCGCCATGGGCCGCTCCAGGGTCACccacatctgcagagctgacCTCAG GGGCCGGTCCCCCGAGTGGTACAACAGGGTCTTCGGGCACCTCTGTGCCATGGAGCTGGTGAGGATCCGCgactccttccctgccctgagTCCCAGCGGCCCCGAGACGAAGATCTGA
- the STARD8 gene encoding stAR-related lipid transfer protein 8 isoform X1, whose protein sequence is MGRCRAGGSGRSLGLRLRRAAAAAPCGGGRARRGRAEIEARKACEWLRAAGFPQYAQLYEDSLFPLDIGAVKKDHSFLDQDSLKSLCRRLMTLNTCASMKLEVHFQRKQNEDSEEEDLCAISDRWAFQRDSKRWSRVGSVDILLQGSEVLSSTMPLASSRESVLTELSTNPEATSLHSSGSAGGTLSAGAAPPDPPSPIHAAAAAIAASSRSLGERSSPEQPPSRGGGSKEKLKKRRSRSFLKRIESLRRKDKEKADPNEKVAPHGSITDTPGWGTLQTNGDLAAAKASSPKRGISASFHGKKHFFSVSYRTNRLLGAGRSKVSSDSKRGGVYLEDYDTAVTASGDWAAGDRPRRQLYRGDCLVYIPRDHKPGTFPKSLSIESLCPLGGSSLTHWKSGTVPVGLVGGGGSSLEGSSSPRGFTCRRRGSCSSLGSRVSVYDNVPEFGSSEDFCKEDGEVTYENLDDILQHMWGLQQKVELWYKAISPDLAGEEGAEEEEESDSGGEPSNLHFEERSMSDVGTSASDFDSTGNSLNEAEEMEMRERRDSGVGASLTRPCRKLRWHSFQNSHRPSLNSASLEINRQSSAQLNLLQKCSLLRLTAIMEKYSVPHKQAWTWTVPKFMKRSKVPDYRDKMVFGVPPIVNVQRTGQPLPQSIQQAMRYLRSQCLDQVGIFRKSGVKSRIQALRHMNETSPDNVNYEGQSAYDVADLLKQYFRDLPEPIFTSKLTDTFLQIYQFVSKEQRLQAVQAAVILMPDENREVLQTLLYFLSDIASAEENQMTAGNLAVCLAPSIFHLNVSKKESTSPRVIHKRGTMGKPDQKDLNENMAATQGLSHMITDCKKLFQVSHDILLQLSSSYMAADAYPRPLADFVCQGESKDLHSYFEQSVQNLLKESSEKFKGWLSTPGPLNTELSCKKVGDGHPLRLWKVSTEVEAPPATVLHRVLRERHLWDEDLLQGKVVEALDKNAEVYHYVTDSMAPHPRRDCVVLRRWRTDLPRGVCLLISISVEHEKLPAEGGVKAVVLTSQYLMEPSAMGRSRVTHICRADLRGRSPEWYNRVFGHLCAMELVRIRDSFPALSPSGPETKI, encoded by the exons AAATCGAAGCCAGGAAGGCCTGCGAGTGGCTGCGGGCGGCGGGGTTCCCCCAGTATGCCCAGCTGTACGAAG ACTCGTTGTTCCCTCTCGACATCGGCGCTGTGAAGAAGGACCACAGCTTCCTGGACCAGGACTCCCTCAAATCCCTGTGCAG GAGGCTGATGACCCTGAACACATGTGCCTCCATGAAGCTGGAAGTCCACTTTCAGCGTAAACAG AATGAAGACTCCGAGGAGGAAGACCTGTGCGCCATCAGCGACCGGTGGGCTTTCCAGAGGGACAGCAAGAGGTGGTCGCGGGTGGGCTCCGTTGACATCCTCTTGCAGGGCTCCGAGGTGCTGAGCTCCACCATGCCGCTGGCGTCCAGCCGCGAGAGCGTCCTCACCGAGCTCAGCACCAACCCGGAGGCCACGTCCCTGCACAGCAGCGGCAGCGCGGGCGGCACGCTGAgtgccggggccgcgccgcccgaCCCCCCGTCCCCCATCcacgccgccgccgctgccatCGCCGCCTCCAGCCGCAGCCTGGGCGAACGCTCCTCGCCCGAGCAGCCCCCCAGCCGCGGCGGGGGCTCCAAGGAGAAGCTGAAGAAGCGACGGTCTCGCAGCTTCCTGAAGAGGATTGAGTCCCTCCGAAGGAAGGACAAGGAGAAAGCTGACCCGAATGAGAAGGTGGCCCCACATGGCAGCATCACAGACACACCAGGATGGGGCACCCTGCAGACTAATGGGGACCTTGCAGCCGCCAAGGCCAGTTCCCCAAAAAGAGGGATATCTGCCTCTTTCCATGGCAAAAAACACTTCTTCTCGGTATCGTACAGGACTAACCGCTTGCTGGGCGCAGGCAGGAGCAAGGTGAGCTCTGACTCGAAACGCGGCGGGGTCTACCTGGAGGACTACGACACAGCGGTGACGGCCAGTGGCGACTGGGCTGCCGGGGACCGCCCGCGCCGGCAGCTGTACCGGGGGGACTGCTTGGTGTACATCCCCCGGGACCACAAGCCGGGCACCTTCCCCAAATCCCTGTCCATCGAAAGCTTGTGTCCCTTGGGCGGCAGCTCCCTGACCCACTGGAAGTCGGGGACTGTGCccgtggggctggtgggaggcggcggcagcagcctGGAGGGCTCATCCTCCCCGCGGGGCTTCACCTGCCGCCGCCggggctcctgcagctccctgggcagccgCGTCAGCGTATACGACAACGTGCCCGAGTTCGGCAGCAGCGAGGATTTCTGCAAGGAGGACGGGGAGGTGACCTACGAGAACCTCGATGACATCCTGCAGCACAtgtgggggctgcagcagaaggTGGAGCTCTGGTATAAAGCCATCTCCCCCGACCtggctggggaggaaggggctgaggaggaggaggagtcgGACTCGGGAGGGGAACCCTCCAACCTGCACTTCGAAGAGCGGTCCATGTCGGATGTTGGCACCTCCGCCAGTGACTTTGACAGCACAGGCAACTCCCTCAACGAGGCCGAGGAGATGGAGATGCGGGAGCGGCGGGACTCGGGGGTGGGAGCATCGCTCACCAGGCCCTGCAG AAAGCTGCGCTGGCACAGTTTCCAGAACTCCCACCGGCCCAGCCTGAACTCGGCCTCCCTGGAGATCAACCGCCAGTCCTCTGCCCAGCTCAACCTGCTCCAGAAGTGCTCCCTGCTCCGGCTCACGGCCATCATGGAGAAGTACTCCGTGCCCCACAAGCAAGCCTGGACGTG GACTGTGCCCAAGTTCATGAAGCGGAGTAAAGTCCCCGACTACAGGGACAAGATGGTCTTTGGTGTGCCGCCCATCGTCAACGTGCAGCGGACGGGGCAGCCGCTGCCGCAGAGCATCCAGCAGGCCATGCGCTACCTGCGCAGCCAGTGCCTGGACCAG GTTGGCATTTTCCGCAAGTCCGGAGTGAAGTCCCGGATTCAGGCGCTCCGGCACATGAACGAAACCAGCCCCGACAACGTCAACTACGAGGGGCAGTCGGCGTACGACGTGGCTGACCTGCTGAAGCAGTATTTCCGCGACCTGCCTGAGcccatcttcaccagcaagctGACGGACACCTTCCTGCAGATCTACCAGT TCGTGTCGAAGGAGCAGCGGCTGCAGGCGGTGCAGGCGGCCGTGATCCTGATGCCGGACGAGAACCGGGAGGTGCTGCAGACCCTGCTGTACTTCCTGAGCGACATTGCCTCCGCCGAGGAGAACCAGATGACCGCCGGGAACCTGGCCGTCTGCCTGGCCCCCTCCATCTTCCACCTCAACGTGTCCAAGAAGGAAAGCACCTCGCCCAG GGTGATCCACAAGAGGGGCACCATGGGGAAGCCTGACCAGAAGGATCTCAACGAGAACATGGCTGCGACGCAGGGGCTGTCCCACATGATCACCGACTGCAAGAAGCTCTTCCAG GTCTCCCATGACATCTTGCtccagctgagcagctcctACATGGCAGCAGATGCTTACCCCCGTCCCCTGGCTGACTTCGTGTGTCAGGGGGAAAGCAAGGATTTACACTCCTATTTCGAGCAGAGCGTCCAGAACCTGCTGAAAGAATCATCAGAGAAATTCAAGGGGTGGCTGAGCACCCCAGGGCCCCTGAACACAGAGCTCTCCTGCAAAAAG GTGGGGGACGGGCACCCTCTGCGCTTGTGGAAGGTGTCCACGGAGGTGGAGGCCCCTCCGGCCACGGTGCTGCACCGGGTGCTGCGGGAGCGTCACCTCTGGGACGAGGACCTGCTGCAGGGCAAGGTGGTGGAGGCGCTGGACAAGAACGCGGAGGTCTACCACTACGTGACGGACAGCATGGCCCCCCACCCACGCAGGGACTGCGTGGTGCTCCG GCGCTGGCGCACGGACCTGCCGCGGGGAGTCTGCCTGCTCATCTCCATCTCGGTGGAGCACGAGAAGCTGCCGGCGGAGGGAGGCGTCAAAGCCGTCGTGCTGACATCCCAGTACCTGATGGAGCCCAGCGCCATGGGCCGCTCCAGGGTCACccacatctgcagagctgacCTCAG GGGCCGGTCCCCCGAGTGGTACAACAGGGTCTTCGGGCACCTCTGTGCCATGGAGCTGGTGAGGATCCGCgactccttccctgccctgagTCCCAGCGGCCCCGAGACGAAGATCTGA